The Pyrenophora tritici-repentis strain M4 chromosome 10, whole genome shotgun sequence genome contains a region encoding:
- a CDS encoding SPS1, Serine-threonine protein kinase — protein sequence MTTMDLRVGNKYRIGRKIGSGSFGDIYLGTNIISGEEIAIKLESVKAKHPQLEYEARVYKSLAGGVGIPFVRWFGTECDYNAMVLDLLGPSLEDLFNFCNRKFSLKTVLLLADQLISRIEYIHAKSFIHRDIKPDNFLMGIGKRGNQVNVIDFGLAKKYRDPKTHFHIPYRENKNLTGTARYASINTHLGVEQSRRDDMESLGYVMLYFCRGSLPWQGLKAATKKQKYDRIMEKKMTTPTEVLCRGFPNEFAIYLNYTRSLRFDDKPDYSYLRKIFRDLFVREGFQYDYVFDWTVYKYQKNAQAIAQAANQGQGEEDDKGRGRHVTTTAAANAGTAAGTKRGPVNARQEGTGM from the exons ATGACGACAATG GATCTCCGTGTCGGCAACAAGTACAGAATTGGCCGCAAGATTGGTAGCGGCAGTTTCGGTGACATTTATCTCG GCACCAATATCATCTCCGGTGAGGAGATCGCCATCAAGCTCGAGAGCGTCAAGGCCAAGCACCCCCAGCTCGAATATGAGGCCCGCGTCTACAAGTCGCTCGCCGGCGGTGTCGGTATCCCCTTTGTTCGCTGGTTCGGCACCGAGTGCGATTACAACGCCATGGTTCTGGACCTGCTCGGCCCGTCCCTTGAGGATCTGTTTAACTTCTGCAACCGCAAGTTCTCCCTCAAGACCGTCCTGCTGCTCGCCGACCAGCTCATCTCCCGCATCGAGTACATCCACGCTAAGTCGTTTATCCACCGTGATATCAAGCCCGACAACTTCCTCATGGGCATTGGCAAGCGCGGCAACCAGGTCAACGTCATCGACTTCGGTCTTGCCAAGAAGTACCGTGACCCCAAGACTCACTTCCACATTCCTTACCGTGAGAACAAGAACTTGACTGGTACCGCCCGTTATGCCAGCATCAACACCCACTTGGGTGTCG AACAATCCCGCCGTGACGACATGGAGTCTTTGGGCTACGTCATGCTCTACTTCTGCCGCGGCTCCCTCCCCTGGCAGGGTCTTAAGGCGGCCACCAAGAAGCAGAAATACGACCGCATCatggagaagaagatgacgACTCCCACCGAGGTCCTTTGCCGTGGCTTCCCCAACGAGTTCGCCATCTACCTCAACTACACGCGCTCGCTTCGCTTCGACGACAAGCCCGACTACTCGTACCTGCGCAAGATCTTCCGCGACCTCTTCGTTCGTGAAGGCTTCCAGTACGACTACGTGTTCGACTGGACCGTCTACAAGTACCAGAAGAACGCCCAGGCCATCGCCCAGGCTGCCAACCAGGGCCAGGGCGAAGAGGACGACAAGGGCCGCGGACGTCACGTAACCACCACCGCTGCTGCTAACGCTGGTACTGCAGCTGGCACCAAGCGTGGACCGGTCAACGCACGCCAGGAGGGCACCGGAATGTGA
- a CDS encoding XylB, Sugar (pentulose and hexulose) kinase has protein sequence MADQFLGFDLSTQQLKGIIVGSDLKLIHEAKVDFDADLSKYGIEKGVLTNPDEGEVFAPVALWLEAIDLVLQRLKEQGADFSKIQGISGAGMQHGTVFWSKDAETLLASLDGGKTLLEQLEGGAKGERKGAFSHPFSPNWQDASTQKQCEAFDKTLQQPRNLALATGSSAHHRFSGPQILRFHDKYPEAYKATARISLVSSFLASIFLGKLAPIDISDVTGANLWDIKNGRWHEDLLALAAGGSEGVEDLRKKLGNVPEDGGSSFGTVSPYFSKRYGFPSSAQVIAFTGDNPSTILALPLRASDAIVSLGTSTTFLMSTPAYRPDPSYHFMNHPTTAGLYMFMLCYKNGGLAREHIRDAINKAAGSSDKSWDEFNETALTTPVLGQAQPSDPMRLGLFFPRPEIVPNVKAGTWRFLAKDNNLSPVAPEAAQAKTEDKSWPIPQADARAILESQFLSLRLRSQSLVEPQGSLPAQPRRIYMVGGGAVNPAIAELAGQVLGGSDGVYKLEIGGNACALGAAYKAAWGVQRATPQEKFEDFLEARWNEEGFVKKICEGYRKGVFEQYGEALKAFDQVEKVALKEKGEAEKTDAVKEAMGLQGLDAAR, from the exons ATGGCTGACCAATTCTTGGGCTTCGACCTGAGCACCCAGCAGCTCAAAG GAATCATTGTCGGCTCAGATCTTAAGCTCATCCACGAGGCAAAGGTCGACTTCGATGCCGACCTATCTAAATACGGCATTGAGAAAGGTGTCCTTACTAACCCAGATGAAGGCGAAGTATTTGCGCCAGTCGCGTTGTGGCTCGAGGCCATTGATCTCGTCCTGCAGCGATTGAAGGAGCAGGGTGCCGATTTCTCCAAGATTCAGGGTATATCGGGTGCTGGCATGCAGCATGGAACTGTTTTCTGGAGCAAGGATGCTGAGACGCTGCTTGCTAGTCTGGATGGGGGCAAAACATTGCTCGAGCAGCTAGAGGGTGGTGCAAAGGGAGAACGGAAAGGCGCATTCAGCCACCCATTCAGCCCGAATTGGCAGGACGCGAGTACGCAGAAGCAGTGTGAGGCTTTTGATAAGACGCTACAACAACCGAGGAATCTTGCGCTCGCTACTGGAAGCAGTGCTCACCAC AGGTTTAGTGGCCCCCAAATTCTAAGATTTCATGACAAGTACCCTGAAGCCTACAAGGCGACCGCTCGCATCTCCCTCGTATCATCCTTCTTGGCTTCCATATTCCTGGGCAAGTTAGCCCCCATTGATATCAGCGATGTAACTGGCGCGAATCTGTGGGATATCAAGAACGGTCGCTGGCATGAGGATCTCCTCGCACTCGCAGCTGGAGGGAGCGAAGGCGTTGAAGACCTCAGAAAGAAGCTCGGCAACGTGCCTGAGGATGGTGGTTCCAGCTTCGGTACTGTCTCGCCATACTTCAGCAAGCGCTATGGCTTCCCTTCGTCAGCCCAGGTCATCGCGTTTACCGGTGACAATCCATCCACCATCCTCGCACTCCCTCTCCGTGCTTCAGATGCAATCGTCTCGCTCGGTACATCCACTACTTTCCTCATGTCAACACCAGCGTACAGACCAGACCCCTCGTACCACTTCATGAACCACCCCACAACAGCCGGTCTCTACATGTTCATGCTGTGCTACAAGAACGGTGGTCTCGCTCGAGAACACATCCGTGATGCCATCAACAAAGCAGCTGGCTCATCAGACAAGTCCTGGGACGAGTTCAACGAAACAGCCCTCACAACACCCGTTCTCGGTCAAGCTCAGCCTTCGGATCCCATGCGTCTGGGCCTCTTCTTCCCCCGCCCCGAAATTGTACCGAACGTCAAAGCAGGAACATGGCGCTTCCTCGCAAAGGACAACAATCTATCTCCCGTAGCACCAGAGGCAGCCCAAGCAAAGACAGAAGACAAATCGTGGCCCATCCCCCAAGCCGACGCCCGCGCCATCCTCGAATCCCAATTCCTCTCCCTAAGACTGCGCTCCCAATCTCTTGTTGAACCACAAGGCTCCCTCCCCGCCCAACCACGTAGAATCTACATGGTCGGCGGCGGTGCCGTAAACCCAGCCATTGCCGAACTTGCCGGCCAAGTCCTCGGCGGCTCCGACGGCGTCTACAAGCTGGAAATCGGGGGCAACGCGTGTGCCCTTGGTGCAGCATACAAGGCCGCGTGGGGTGTACAGCGTGCGACGCCGCAAGAAAAGTTTGAAGATTTCCTTGAGGCGAGGTGGAATGAAGAGGGTTTTGTTAAGAAGATATGTGAGGGCTATAGAAAGGGTGTTTTTGAGCAGTATGGTGAGGCGCTCAAGGCGTTTGATCAAGTGGAGAAGGTTGCGCTCAAGGAGAAGGGTGAGGCGGAGAAGACAGATGCGGTCAAGGAGGCTATGGGGTTGCAGGGCTTGGATGCTGCGAGGTAG
- a CDS encoding G-protein complex gamma subunit Ste18-GpgA, with translation MSAMMTAAPYEIRTGGDGKSKKQSMAELKLRRLTELNQRLREDLERRRIPVSEAALDLIAFTDKEPKDWMVPSRWGTIDKRDDPYAPQQSNGCCIVM, from the exons ATGTCCGCCATGATGACGGCCGCGCCTTACGAGATACGGACGGGTGGTGACGGCAAGAGCAAGAAGCAGAGCATGGCCGAGCTCAAGCTGCGACGTCTCACCGAACTCAACCAGCGCCTACGAGAGGACCTCGAGCGACGCAGAATACCCGTGTCCGAGGCGGCATTAGA TCTCATTGCATTCACGGACAAGGAACCAAAAGACTGGATGGTTCCATCACGATGGGGGACG ATTGACAAGCGCGACGACCCCTACGCGCCGCAACAGAGTaacggctgctgcatcgTAATGTGA
- a CDS encoding mitochondrial F1F0 ATP synthase subunit Atp18 → MPLLGRKFPAQIAKPMWPFYISGLVILYGVNSAANAMAQGEEYKNDPRNPAVKNQAPNH, encoded by the exons ATGCCTCTTCTCGGAAGGAAATTCCCGGCGCAAATCG CCAAGCCCATGTGGCCCTTCTACATTTCCG GCCTCGTCATCCTCTACGGTGTCAACTCTGCCGCGAACGCCATGGCTCAAG GCGAGGAGTACAAGAACGACCCGCGAAACCCGGCCGTCAAGAACCAGGCGCCAAACCACTAA
- a CDS encoding HLH domain containing protein, with protein MNSSTAQSWNAAEQFAMDQNPQDFAGAEFIDFDNLDLHFNIDGYNHEAQASNGNQLADLSDSLNVHHLQAQFPPQLPQDHRDGANRGHQVQNLANHGMSQSTNSFFDYGMSQYSQAGTPTFSQPQDQIYRPHHGVPPTPNSIEMHGDPTRYLQQLDSHHALFDQRYHMPKDDATFTPLVSPAVTPHDARFQIPDFTVPGAYFSPLTSPALNAQSHQHAHQQSHNTTSGSSTGHSPIDVDMDMLGEPAIVSQEQVRRSSRSTNKRTLPRANGTGRVRQSPIVKPNRRKTAISTLIPSKEVSELMKEVHSTRPSSNGLDVHMTRESSETDSISPEPMLSEMRPPPKPGSSTASPAIIAQRNSHNSTPATPASLMRIQPSPEFNGHQQAPPMLEDLTLPEASLDRPDLSRIDTAIRDEDHDTPRMSARKTPKLNPLSTPGGSISGRPSPMMDAMSTPTSPAFAMTNGKKNAKSARNPKKRNSVSTSLVSPALRPKISPSIKPLLPDGGSGGADSTHALLLASKSNYQNILDGTTVPGVVYPTSLSTNLTSKRTSHKIAEQGRRNRINMALQEMQALLPSPQFGATPDAKSPESNAQNSNNSKAAKVESAIEYIKQLKQEVSERDNLLTQKDQEMDALRKELAALKRSSSEGSVSEVEAASQPKAEPYSSPNTENET; from the exons ATGAACAGCTCCACTGCACAGTCGTGGAACGCTGCTGAGCAGTTCGCCATGGACCAAAACCCCCAGGACTTCGCCGGCGCAGAATTCATCGACTTTGACAATCTGGATCTGCATTTCAACATTGATGGCTACAACCATGAGGCTCAGGCTTCGAATGGGAACCAGCTCGCCGATCTGTCCGACTCGCTCAACGTCCACCATCTCCAAGCCCAGTTTCCCCCGCAACTACCCCAGGACCACCGCGATGGCGCCAATCGTGGTCACCAGGTCCAAAATTTAGCAAATCATGGCATGTCGCAGTCCACGAATAGTTTCTTCGACTATGGCATGTCCCAGTACAGCCAGGCAGGGACACCGACATTTAGCCAGCCCCAAGACCAAATATATCGCCCACACCATGGTGTTCCACCAACGCCTAACAGCATAGAGATGCATGGCGACCCCACCCGCTATCTTCAGCAGTTGGACTCCCACCATGCCCTCTTCGACCAGAGATATCACATGCCCAAGGACGACGCG ACATTTACCCCCCTTGTCTCCCCCGCTGTTACACCCCATGATGCGCGCTTCCAGATCCCAGACTTTACCGTGCCGGGAGCCTACTTCAGCCCTCTGACGTCGCCCGCGCTGAACGCCCAGAGCCACCAGCATGCTCACCAGCAATCGCATAACACAACGTCGGGGAGCTCGACGGGACATTCACCAATTGATGTGGATATGGACATGCTGGGTGAGCCTGCCATCGTATCACAGGAACAGGTGAGGAGAAGTTCGCGGAGCACAAACAAAAGAACTCTGCCGCGGGCCAACGGGACCGGCCGCGTACGACAGTCTCCCATTGTGAAACCAAACAGGCGGAAAACAGCCATCTCTACACTGATCCCGTCAAAGGAAGTCAGCGAGCTCATGAAAGAGGTGCACTCGACACGACCATCGTCCAATGGCTTGGATGTGCATATGACACGTGAAAGCTCAGAGACCGACTCTATATCTCCTGAGCCCATGCTGTCTGAGATGCGCCCACCACCTAAGCCTGGCTCTTCGACAGCTTCTCCTGCCATAATTGCCCAGCGCAACAGCCATAACAGCACCCCGGCCACTCCAGCCTCTTTGATGCGCATACAACCCTCGCCCGAATTCAATGGCCACCAACAAGCACCGCCAATGCTAGAAGATCTCACTCTGCCCGAAGCGTCCTTAGACCGACCGGATTTGTCGAGAATAGACACTGCTATCCGGGACGAGGATCACGATACGCCTCGCATGTCCGCGCGGAAAACACCGAAGCTGAACCCTTTGAGCACACCTGGTGGATCCATTTCAGGCCGCCCCAGCCCAATGATGGACGCCATGTCCACACCGACAAGCCCGGCATTTGCTATGACCAACGGTAAGAAAAATGCCAAATCGGCACGCAACCCGAAGAAGAGAAACAGTGTGAGCACGAGTCTTGTCAGCCCTGCTTTGAGACCCAAGATCTCGCCGAGTATAAAGCCTCTACTACCTGACGGAGGAAGTG GTGGCGCAGACAGTACACACGCACTTTTGCTGGCATCCAAGTCAAATTACCAGAATATCCTCGATGGCACCACAGTCCCCGGCGTTGTCTACCCTACGTCCCTCTCTACCAATCTTACTTCAAAACGAACCTCGCACAAAATCGCCGAACAAGGACGCCGGAACCGTATCAATATGGCCCTCCAGGAAATGCAAGCTCTCTTACCCTCACCACAATTCGGCGCCACACCCGATGCCAAGAGCCCGGAATCGAACGCGCAAAACTCGAACAATTCCAAAGCAGCCAAAGTGGAGAGCGCCATTGAATACATCAAGCAGTTGAAGCAAGAAGTTTCTGAAAGAGACAATCTACTAACCCAGAAGGATCAAGAGATGGATGCACTGAGGAAGGAGCTGGCTGCGCTGAAGAGAAGTAGCTCTGAAGGTTCGGTATCTGAAGTTGAAGCAGCGTCACAGCCCAAAGCTGAACCCTATTCGAGCCCAAACACCGAAAACGAGACTTGA
- a CDS encoding AtpC, F0F1-type ATP synthase, epsilon subunit (mitochondrial delta subunit), producing the protein MSSLRIARAALRARPAAIARPIQRRGYAEVANDKIKLSLALPHQSIYKSQDVVQVNLPAETGDMGVLANHVASIEQLKPGLVEIIEESGGSKQFFLSGGFAVVQPNSVLSINAVEGYPLEDFSAEAVRNQIGEAQKIASGSGSEADIAEAKIELEVLESLQAALK; encoded by the exons ATGAGCTCTCTCCGTATCGCCCGAGCCGCCCTCCGCGCGAGGCCCGCTGCCATTGCCCGCCCCATCCAGCGAAGAGGCTACGCCGAGGTCGCCAACGACAAGATCAAGCTGTCCCTAGCTCTTCCGCATCAG TCCATCTACAAGTCCCAGGACGT TGTCCAGGTCAATCTTCCCGCGGAAACCGGTGACATGGGTGTCTTGGCCAACCACGTTGCTTCAATCGAGCAGCTCAAGCCCGGCCTAGTCGAGATCATTGAGGAGTCTGGCGGCAGCAAGCAATTCTTCCTCTCCGGTGGATTCGCCGTTGTGCAGCCAAACTCTGTTCTTAGCATCAACGCCGTCGAGGGTTACCCATTGGAGGACTTCAGCGCCGAG GCTGTCAGGAACCAGATCGGCGAGGCACAGAAGATTGCCAGTGGAAGCGGCAGTGAGGCTGACATTGCCGAGGCCAAGATTGAGCTTGAG GTTCTCGAGAGCCTCCAGGCTGCGTTGAAGTAA
- a CDS encoding Trichoplein multi-domain protein: protein MAPPPHSKPENTLKRAQELIGVEQQQAALQLLHEHVTSKRTRNSPIASLEPVMILFVELCVDLRKGKLAKDGLYQYKNTAQNTNVGTIETVFKRFIELAEQKVTEAQAKADEVQSSLEPSDDKNVDDLEATETPESILLSTVSGEQSRDRTDRAIVTPWLKFLWETYRTVLDIFKNNARLELMYQSTAHQAFQFCSKYARKTEFRRLCELLRNHLQNAAKFSSQMHAINLSDPDTLQRHLDTRFQQLNVAVELELWQEAFRSVEDIHTLLSLSKRPAKNIMMANYFEKLTRIFLVSENYLFHAAAYSRYYNLLRQSAAAVASGQSPKKDNPAVTEADMTKAASFVLLSALAIPVISTSRSRGALVDVDEARKNKNSRLTNLLGMSQAPTRAILFKDALSKGLLKRARPEIRDLYNILEVDFHPLSICKKISPILSQIGADEGMEKYVGPLQQVILTRLFQQLSQVYDSVEIKFVLGLAQFPEPFHVSAGTIEKFIMNGCKKGDLAIRTDHATGVLTFDSDVFSSAKAMHPGSGGGSAETESRSVQRLQSTPAEIVRSQLTRLAKSLYVTCQYVDPSFNADRQRAKEAALARAKEGAEKEHQEILTRRDIISQKKEAALKAQQAKENEEQTKRLIRQQQLKDEEARRLAEEQKQRAEQRVKAEQKRIQREEMEKQIKELKATTKVDIELPEDLDDLDSQRIRILKLQALEREKNQLGEQLRIAGKRIDHLERAYRKEEIKHLKTDYEKQQEADLAAYEKAKAEELKEAEEKHKEDVALKHRLSRLVKPYQDFVTTVKQARKAEFEKRQKIAQKELESKKAARVKEVKERIAREKREREEAERRQREEEEREREEAEAKARAEEEKRARLAEMKAKRDEERAAMDEIARLQAQREEEAMAKRKAAAGASRAVPDRTFTREPAAESPSAAGPPKIALPGGKPSWRDPLRQGGAPGGGWREREASGSGRAPPPARAERPERTESPATGGRYEASRGGDRWGDRKASPAATGGYVAPGARRDAPAREADGESAQTPAPAAGGGKYVPRWKREQQ, encoded by the exons ATGGCGCCGCCACCCCACTCCAAGCCCGAGAACACTCT CAAACGAGCACAGGAACTCATCGGAGTCGAGCAGCAGCAGGCTGCCCTCCAACTGCTCCACGAACATGTTACCTCGAAGCGGACCCGTAACAGTCCCATCGCCTCGCTTGAGCCCGTGATGATTCTCTTTGTCGAACTCTGTGTCGATCTGCGCAAGGGCAAGCTCGCAAAGGATGGCCTGTACCAGTACAAGAACACGGCCCAGAACACAAACGTGGGCACCATCGAG ACCGTTTTCAAGCGCTTCATTGAACTCGCAGAGCAAAAGGTCACCGAGGCCCAGGCCAAGGCAGACGAGGTTCAGTCCTCGCTCGAGCCCTCTGACGACAAGAATGTCGACGATCTTGAGGCCACAGAGACGCCAGAGTCGATCCTCCTCTCTACCGTCTCTGGCGAGCAGTCGCGCGACCGCACCGACCGTGCCATCGTCACGCCATGGCTCAAGTTCCTATGGGAGACATACCGCACTGTCCTAGACATTTTCAAGAACAATGCCCGTCTGGAGCTCATGTACCAGTCGACCGCCCACCAGGCCTTCCAGTTCTGCTCAAAGTACGCCCGTAAGACCGAGTTCCGCCGTCTCTGCGAGTTGCTCCGCAACCATCTGCAAAATGCCGCCAAGTTCTCCTCGCAGATGCACGCCATCAACCTGTCCGACCCTGACACCCTCCAACGCCATCTGGATACCCGCTTCCAACAGCTGAACGTAGCCGTCGAGCTTGAGCTATGGCAGGAAGCTTTCCGCAGTGTAGAGGACATCCACACACTGCTCAGCTTGAGCAAGCGCCCGGCCAAGAACATCATGATGGCCAACTACTTCGAGAAGCTTACCCGTATCTTCTTGGTCAGCGAGAACTACCTGTTCCACGCTGCCGCATACAGCCGTTACTACAACCTCCTCCGCCAGTCCGCAGCCGCCGTTGCCTCTGGTCAGAGCCCCAAGAAGGACAACCCAGCTGTTACCGAGGCCGACATGACCAAGGCTGCCTCTTTCGTTCTCCTCTCAGCCCTCGCCATTCCCGTCATCAGCACATCTCGTTCCCGAGGAGCGCTCGTCGACGTTGACGAGGCGAGGAAGAACAAGAACTCGCGCCTCACTAACTTGCTCGGCATGTCTCAAGCTCCTACACGTGCTATCCTGTTCAAGGATGCCCTCAGCAAGGGTCTTCTCAAACGTGCTCGTCCCGAGATCCGTGACCTCTACAACATCCTTGAGGTTGACTTTCACCCTCTCTCCATCTGCAAGAAGATCTCGCCAATTCTCTCACAAATTGGTGCTGATGAGGGTATGGAGAAATATGTTGGTCCCCTCCAGCAGGTTATCCTCACCCGCCTCTTCCAGCAGCTGTCCCAAGTGTATGACTCCGTCGAGATCAAGTTCGTGCTCGGCCTTGCGCAATTCCCCGAGCCCTTCCACGTCAGCGCCGGCACTATTGAGAAGTTCATCATGAACGGCTGCAAGAAGGGCGACCTTGCCATCCGAACCGACCACGCTACCGGTGTTCTCACCTTTGACTCTGATGTCTTCTCATCTGCAAAGGCCATGCACCCTGGATCTGGTGGAGGGTCTGCCGAGACCGAGTCGCGCTCCGTACAGCGTCTACAGAGCACCCCAGCGGAGATTGTGCGATCTCAGCTTACTCGTCTCGCCAAGTCACTTTACGTCACTTGCCAATATGTCGACCCTTCGTTCAACGCAGACCGTCAACGCGCCAAGGAGGCTGCTCTTGCGCGGGCCAAGGAAGGCGCCGAAAAGGAGCACCAGGAGATCCTGACTCGCCGCGACATCATTTCGCAGAAGAAGGAAGCTGCCCTCAAGGCTCAACAGGCCAAGGAGAATGAAGAGCAGACCAAGAGGCTCATCCGCCAACAACAATTGAAGGATGAGGAGGCTCGACGTCTGGCAGAAGAGCAGAAGCAACGTGCTGAGCAGCGTGTCAAGGCTGAACAGAAGCGAATTCAGCGTGAGGAGATGGAGAAGCAGATCAAGGAGCTCAAGGCGACTACCAAGGTTGACATTGAGCTCCCTGAAGATCTTGATGATCTAGACTCCCAGAGGATTCGTATCTTGAAGCTCCAAGCACTTGAGCGGGAGAAGAACCAGCTAGGCGAACAGCTCCGTATTGCCGGGAAGCGTATCGATCATTTGGAGCGAGCTTACCGTAAGGAGGAAATCAAGCACCTCAAGACCGATTACGAGAAGCAGCAGGAGGCTGATCTCGCGGCATACGAAAAGGCCAAGGCTGAAGAACTCAAGGAGGCAGAAGAAAAGCACAAGGAAGACGTTGCTCTTAAGCACCGTCTGTCAAGACTGGTGAAGCCATATCAAGACTTCGTTACCACTGTGAAACAGGCGCGCAAGGCCGAGTTCGAGAAGCGCCAAAAGATCGCACAGAAGGAGCTCGAGAGCAAGAAGGCTGCACGCGTCAAGGAGGTCAAGGAGCGTATTGCTAGGGAGAAGAGGGAACGCGAGGAGGCTGAGCGCCGCCAGcgcgaagaagaagagcgcGAGAGGGAGGAAGCCGAGGCCAAGGCCAGGGCTGAAGAAGAGAAGCGTGCGAGATTGGCCGAAATGAAGGCGAAGAGGGACGAAGAGCGAGC TGCAATGGACGAAATTGCTCGTCTCCAGGCCCAGCGTGAGGAAGAAGCAATGGCCAAGCGGAAAGCTGCGGCGGGTGCAAGCCGCGCTGTCCCGGACCGTACCTTCACCCGCGAGCCAGCTGCCGAGTCCCCTTCGGCTGCTGGCCCGCCTAAGATTGCTCTTCCTGGCGGCAAGCCCAGCTGGCGAGACC CTCTCCGTCAAGGCGGTGCTCCTGGAGGTGGATGGCGCGAACGTGAGGCCAGCGGCAGTGGCCGTGCACCGCCTCCTGCCCGCGCTGAGCGTCCCGAGCGTACTGAGTCTCCTGCTACCGGTGGTCGCTATGAGGCTTCTCGTGGTGGTGACCGATGGGGCGACCGCAAAGCGTCTCCTGCTGCTACTGGCGGCTATGTTGCTCCTGGTGCACGCCGTGACGCACCAGCTCGTGAGGCGGATGGCGAGTCTGCACAAACTCCAGCACCAGCTGCAGGAGGCGGAAAGTACGTCCCTCGTTGGAAGAGGGAACAACAGTAA
- a CDS encoding MMT1, Co-Zn-Cd cation transporter, producing the protein MAISKGFGGYVFNSQALVADAIHSLTDLVSDIMTLATVGWSMKPPTDRFPSGYGKVESLGSLGVSGILLGGGFLMGWTALIALAQQFFPDAAEIAEHWGILPHHHHHGIENLGPNINAIWLAAGSIVIKEWLYRATLKIATERKSTVLASNAYHHRVDSLTAFVALLLIGGSNVLNNAQWLDPVGGLVISLMVVQAGWGNTKQALLELADVGVDQEMKDNVRKAATKALEEITTLAEPVNVRAIQGVKAGQNYLMDVELGVQGTWTIDQTRNVENLVRERIGANVRGVKKVRVRFVTNSAEEPDFLDEFIPGDPTLTSNSTSEAEHSHDHDHDHKHEDMNGSARRRK; encoded by the exons ATGGCCATTAGTAAGGGCTTCGGGGGTTATGTTTTCAATAGTCAGG CACTTGTTGCCGATGCCATTCACAGTCTTACCGACCTTGTCAGCGACATCATGACGCTCGCGACCGTAGGTTGGTCTATGAAGCCGCCTACCGATCGATTTCCCAGCGGTTATGGAAAGGTTGAGAGCCTGGGCTCGCTGGGTGTCAGTGGCATCCTGCTGGGCGGCGGCTTTCTCATGGGCTGGACAGCTCTAATAGCACTCGCCCAGCAATTCTTCCCCGACGCCGCCGAGATAGCTGAACACTGGGGAATTCTACcgcatcatcatcaccatgGCATTGAGAATCTAGGCCCTAATATCAATGCCATATGGCTCGCTGCTGGCTCCATCGTCATCAAGGAGTGGCTGTATCGTGCGA CACTCAAGATTGCAACAGAACGCAAGTCGACTGTCCTCGCCTCAAACGCCTACCACCACCGCGTAGACTCGCTCACCGCCTTCGTCGCTCTCCTCCTTATTGGCGGCTCCAACGTACTGAACAATGCACAATGGCTAGATCCTGTCGGAGGTCTGGTTATCTCTCTCATGGTTGTTCAAGCTGGCTGGGGCAACACCAAACAAGCATTGCTAGAACTGGCTGATGTTGGCGTCGACCAGGAAATGAAGGACAACGTGCGGAAAGCGGCGACCAAGGCGTTGGAAGAAATTACCACATTGGCGGAGCCGGTGAATGTCCGCGCTATTCAGGGTGTCAAGGCGGGCCAGAACTACCTGATGGATGTGGAGCTTGGTGTGCAGGGTACATGGACTATCGATCAGACACGCAACGTGGAGAATCTAGTTCGAGAACGCATTGGCGCCAACGTACGCGGTGTGAAGAAGGTTCGCGTACGGTTCGTCACAAACTCAGCCGAGGAGCCAGATTTCTTAGATGAGTTCATCCCAGGCGATCCTACATTAACGTCAAACTCAACATCAGAGGCCGAGCATAGCCACGACCACGATCACGATCACAAGCACGAAGACATGAATGGGAGTGCAAGGCGTAGAAAGTGA